The Jaculus jaculus isolate mJacJac1 chromosome 1, mJacJac1.mat.Y.cur, whole genome shotgun sequence nucleotide sequence GTGTAGGGTCAGAGAGTCCCCTGGGAAGGATGAAGCAGTATGGGGCTGGGATCAGGGATTCTGCTACTTCAACGGAGACCCGAGACAGTGGAGAGCAGAGCATTTGGAGATTGCAGGGTGTGCGCTGCAGGCAGTGGCGTATCCAAGGCAAAGATACtgagatccagggctggagagatggcttagcagttaggcgcttgcctgtgaagcctaaggaccctggttcgaggctcgattccccagatcccacgttagccagatgcacaagggggcgcacgcgtctggagttcgtttgcagaggctggaagccctggcacgcccattctctctctctctccctctatctgtctttctgtgtctgtcgctctcaaataataataaaataaattaaaaaatgaacaaaaaaaattaaaaaaaaaaaagatactgagaTCCAGTACTCGGTGCGtttaaaaaccagcacagaggcCAGAGCGGCTACAGCAAAGACGTGGAAGGGAAGGGGTGAGCCATCGAGAGACAGATCACATGGTGGGGACTTTGGCTACTTCTCAGTGAGATGCAGGCCTTGGAAGGTTCAGAGCAGAAGAGTGACCTAGGTTTTTAAAGGTTCCCTCCAGGAGGGTGGAGAGGAAGTCGGGGAGGCCGTCTTGAGGTTCTAGCTGAGAAATGCAAGTGACATAGGCTGGGATGGGTGGCAAAGGAGATGGTGAGAAGAGATCATCAGACTCAGATCTATGTTGAAACTGAAGCCAACAGGATTTGCTGAGAGATtggaagaagggtgggggagagagaggagtgaaGGATGAGCTCAAGGTTTGGCGCCTGCACCAATGGCAGGACGGTCGTTGCTTTCCTGAGTAGTGGAGTAATTCCATGTGCCGCACAGGCTCTAGCCTTGCACGGCAGACTTCCCGGCATGAAGCAAGCGCTCACAGGCTGGCCGAGTCCTCAGTGTCAGGCTGCATGGCACTGTAAGGTGGTTAGCAAAACCAGCGTGGTCTCCACTTCCCCACTTGTGCGCAGATTTGCTCAGAAGACCAAGGAACATTTGTCATGTCCTCTGTAGCAGACAAAGCACATTTGCGAATAGTGGGTAACATGATAAAATAGACCCACTGAGCTAAAAAGCTTGGACACATTAACTCCATATTATAGATGAcaaaatgaaagccaggcatgatggggcTGCAAGGAAATGGGAAAGGgacaagaaggaaaggaaaggagaaaaaaaaaatactgagggaagcaaaggaaaggaaaagaaaaatgaaagcccAGAGACTTCCCTAAAGTCACACAACAGATTAGTAGTAGAGTGGGAATCTGGTCCAAGACAGCCTTCTAAGGGGCCAGGTCTTTTTTCACCCCTTCATCTCTTCACTCCAACTTAAAgtttttctggggctggggagatggttcagtggttaaaggtgctttctttctttcttcctttcttccttcctttctttctttctttctttctttctttctttctttctttctttctttctttttttgaggtaaggtctcactctggcccaggatgacctggaattcactatgtagcctcagggtggcctcgaacccacggtgatcctcctacttctgcctcccaagtgctggaattaaggggtgtgccaccacgtccggcaaaGGTGTTTTCTTGTAAGCAAAGTATGCCTGCCCAGAGTTCAGccacccacgaaaagccagaagggcactcatttgcaggggcaggagacccTGTTGTGTGTccatacatacattcacacacacatgcatgccaataaatagataaaatctttaaaaagtttttctagctgggtgtggtggcacatgcctttaatcccagcacttggaaagcagaggtaggaggattgcagagaatttgaggccagcctgagactacaaagtgaattccaggtcagcctgggctagagtaagaccctaccttgaaaaaaaaaaaaaaaaaggttttctgcttccttttaatttgtagtgctggggatttaaCCCAGGCCCTTGCTAGGTAAGCACTGTATCACTGAACCACATCAAAAGCTGAATCAAAAGTCTgctaagagggctggaaagatggtttagtggttaaggcgcatgcctgtgaagcctaagaacccaggtttgattccccagaagcatgtaaaccagatgcacaaggtggtaaacacatctggagttcgtttacagtggctggaggccttggcacacccgttatcttctccccgccccccccaggctaataaataaaacaataaaataaaatactgttttttaaaagtctgctaagaatgtaacagccagacatgaggaggcaggaagatcaggagttccagaTCCTCCTTGGCTACATACGGAGTTCCAGACAAGCTTGGGCTacaccagaccctgtctcaggcaacaacaaaaataacacaaagaaaatgggaaagtgtgggggtggggagggagggaattaccatgggatatattttataatcatggaaaatgttaataaaaattaaaaaaaaaataacacaaagagGTTAGCTGGTATTGGGGTGTCTGTAGTTGGCTACTCAGGATTCCAAGGCAGCAGGATAGCTAGAACCCAAGGAGTTTGGGACCAGCTTCAGTAAAAGCCTGCcttttaaacaaattaaataaataaaaagtcaaagagAATGCAGTGGCCATGCTGGGGTTAATCCTCCAGCCAGCTCCCCAGGGGCCATCCTGGGTGCCTGGCTCAGTGCACAAGCCTCCAGAGGCTTCCAGGAGGGGCGGGAAAAGGACCCTGGCCAGGCCATGCAGCTAGCTCTGAGAGCAGGGAGGGCAATGTGATGCTTGTGTCACACATACATGTGTCGTTGGGTGTCCTGTGCCCATACATGGCTTTGCACTGGTCCCCTCACAGACCCGCTCTGCACCTTGACCTCAGCCTATTCCCGGGCCAGCTCTTCATCAACTGCATCCTGCCCTCCTGCAGCAGGAGCCCAGAGAAACATTTCCTGTCTGGAGGCTGCCTCCTTTTCCCCTAAGCCCAGATTCACAGGGCCCCAGGCCGAGCAGGGGTGAGGTAAGGGCAGCCTTTGGCCCCCCACTCACTCCTGGTCCCCTATAGACATGCCCTGCTGCAGCCAGAAAGCTTGGAATTGGATGGGCTGAGGAAGGGACTCCACAAATGCATGATTGGTGGAGGATGTCCACACCTGGGTTAGGAAGTCGGTTCCCATGCATGGGAAGGACAATCGTGGGGGGCGGGGAGCAGTGTAGCCTGCCACAACACCTTTGCATGTACACCGAAGGGCATATAGCATGTTAACATTGCTGCGTGCGTGAGAGGGGTCTGCCTAGACCACAAGTGAGGCAGGGAGCACGGCTGTCTGAGACAGATAGGGTGTCAGAGAGCGTGCTCTTGCCAAGAGTGGGAAGAGGAGCCTGCCTACATATGTGTGATGGGAAAGGGCTGGCCTACGCATGTTGTTGAGCTGAGAGCGCATTGGTGTAAGGAGGTTGGTGTGTCCACATTCGGATCTCCACCAGTCTCTCTGGAAAGCAACCTCACGTACCCCAGCGGCCAGAACTGCAAACTGTTGCTGTGGTTTGCTAAGGCTCCGGCTGCCTCTCAGGTAGGCGGGTCCCCTTCTCCGGGTCTACCCGCACTATGGGGCCTGGGGCGGCCCGTTAACTgcgcctcctcctctcctctgcccTTTGCCTCCCACCCCAgcatctcccccctccccaaccccactgcTTCCTGCTCCGGCAGCCCCCCGGGGAGCAAGCGGCTAGCTGGCAACGGCCCCGGCCCACTCCTTACAAGGCCCGAGCCGGCGGGGCCCGCCCCCCTCGGCCCGCCCGCCAGAGGCTGCGGTCCCTCCCCCTGTCAAGAGCGGCCGCGGGCCCCGGGGCCCAGCCAGTCGGGGGGCGTCGCGATGTTGCTGCGCCTGCTGCTGGCCTGGGCGGCCGCGGTGCCCGCGCTGGGCCAGGACCCCTGGACGCCCGAGCCCCGCGCCGCCTGCGGCCCTGGAAGCTGCTACGCGCTCTTCCCTCGGCGCCGCACCTTTCTGGAGGCTTGGCGGGCGTGCCGCGAACTGGGAGGCGACCTGGCCACGCCGAGGACCCCGGAGGAGGCCCGGAGTGTGGACAGCCTGGTGGGTGCCGGCCCGGCCGGAGGGCTGCTGTGGATAGGGTTGCAGAGGCAGGCTCGGCAATGCCAGCCGCAGCGCCCGCTGCGCGGCTTCACGTGGACCACGGGAGATCAGGACACGGCCTTTACCAACTGGGCCCAACCCGCCACCGGAGGGCCTTGCCCGGCCCAACGCTGTGCGGCGCTGGAGGCCAGCGGGGAGCATCGATGGCTCGAGGGCTCGTGCACGCTGGCCGTCGATGGCTACCTGTGTCAGTTTGGTTTCGAGGGGGCCTGTCCCGCATTGCCGGTTGAGGTGGGCCAGGCCGGTCCAGCCGTCTACACCACGCCTTTCCACCTGGTCTCCACCGAGTTCGAGTGGCTGCCCTTCGGCTCCGTGGCTACGGTGCACTGCGAGGTTGGCAGGGGAGCCTCTCTTCTTTGCGTCAAGCAGCCCGCCGGTGGCGTTGGCTGGTCTCAGACTGGGCCTCTGTGCCCTGGGACTGGCTGTGGTCCAGACAACGGGGGCTGTGAACAAGAGTGTGTGGAGGAAATGGACGGTCATGTGTCCTGCCGCTGCAGTGAGGGCTTCCGGCTAGCGGCAGATGGGCACAGTTGTGAGGATCCCTGTGCCCAGGCCCCGTGTGAGCAGCAGTGTGAGCCTGGTGGGCCACAAGGCTACAGCTGCCACTGTCGCCTGGGCTTCAGGCCAGCGGAGGATGAGCCACACCGCTGTGTGGACACGGATGAGTGCCAGATCGCCGGCGTGTGCCAGCAGATGTGTGTCAACTACGTCGGTGGCTTTGAGTGCTATTGCAGCGAGGGGCACGAACTTGAGGCCGATGGCATCAGCTGCAGCCCTGCAGGGGCCATGGGTGCCCGGACTTCTCAGGACCTGAGGGATGAGTTGCTAGATgatggggaagaagaagaagaggatgaCGAGGAAGCCTGGGAAGTCTTTGATGGAGGCTGGACAGACCTGCCTGGGGTCC carries:
- the Cd248 gene encoding endosialin, which produces MLLRLLLAWAAAVPALGQDPWTPEPRAACGPGSCYALFPRRRTFLEAWRACRELGGDLATPRTPEEARSVDSLVGAGPAGGLLWIGLQRQARQCQPQRPLRGFTWTTGDQDTAFTNWAQPATGGPCPAQRCAALEASGEHRWLEGSCTLAVDGYLCQFGFEGACPALPVEVGQAGPAVYTTPFHLVSTEFEWLPFGSVATVHCEVGRGASLLCVKQPAGGVGWSQTGPLCPGTGCGPDNGGCEQECVEEMDGHVSCRCSEGFRLAADGHSCEDPCAQAPCEQQCEPGGPQGYSCHCRLGFRPAEDEPHRCVDTDECQIAGVCQQMCVNYVGGFECYCSEGHELEADGISCSPAGAMGARTSQDLRDELLDDGEEEEEDDEEAWEVFDGGWTDLPGVLWIGPSQRPDFHQAYRPSFPEDQEQQRPHPQPTWPHLPSVPRGPYHSSVVSATRPVVVSATRPTLPSAHQIPIISAIHPPQSPAHPPSMIPTTPPPVPPDHLVPPIKANYPDVPFAYQPGVISVTHPVRPPAYQPPVISVKYPKVSPAHHSPASPDTKISMHLPQIPPNPVPQDTTPRTNKPPLTPDVPVPRTQAPQLSLISTIQSPLPTTSRSRMKSVHQSPMPAATQPPALPTLLASQSPTNQTSSISSTHPYSQAPQVPREGVPSPKLAPWQPSVAPTAAPTALAEAGLAGRSQRDDRWLLVALLVPTCVFLVVLLALGIVYCTRCGPHAPNKSITDCYRWVTHAGSKGPTEPMPPRGSLTGVQTCRTSV